A window of Ipomoea triloba cultivar NCNSP0323 chromosome 2, ASM357664v1 contains these coding sequences:
- the LOC116009659 gene encoding 1-phosphatidylinositol-3-phosphate 5-kinase FAB1B-like, with the protein MFMGTPENYKLLEIVGALKSWIPKRGQPANMPRDFWMPDQSCRVCYECDSPFTVFNRRHHCRLCGRVFCAKCASNSIPVPSEVTNIGPEDGERIRVCNYCFKQQKQGIAMVDNATSMTSPGISPSPSTTSLVSSQSSCTCNSGSSVDSTVYTTGSYLHVPYGSSQSSSPSAQTSQVTVKQDQLLSSENPYSEKYGSSNRNNDEDYDYSAYRVHSNPSQFCTADVYYDDVSCNEETLACCHSQENVEMNCLSSEMLPESIERKHLGSTEKVEEIVDANNNSMEDEDPSIDSVNSTESEPVDFENNGLLWLPPEPEDEEDEREALLDDDDDNGGEGGSAGEWGYLSPSRSFADGEYRNKEKSSEEHRRVIKNIVNGHFKALIGQLLKAENLSIGDEDDKESWLEIITALSWEAATFLKPDMSQSEGMDPGAYVKVKCIPCGHFTESVVVKGVVCKKNVAHRRMTSKIDKPRLLILGGALEYQRVTNHLSSFDTLLQQEKDHLMMAVAKIDAHHPNILLVEKSVSRFAQECLLAKDISLVLNVKRPLLQRIARCTGAKIVPSVDNLATQKLGYCDSFRVEKFVEEHGKAGHDGRKLVKTLMFFEGCPKPLGCTILLKGANVDELKKVKHVVQYGVFAAYHLALETSFLADEGASLPDLTLKSPIKVALPDKPPSINKSITLIPGFTLPDDKSPQCSHMASMFSQSVAASSSNIASDCDQESYLSKGSSPKLNAGSRLDNLTLTDSTTSLGYPRFDFHDQGYEGMNKDANKNVPETSSVHNTEVVGHEDLTSNCPSNLESLGQLGGFPHFVGTSQHANMCTSELVPPETDNNHIEELEPLKEEFTNLPSDPQSILVSLSTRCVWKQSVCERSRLFRIKYYGSFDLPLGRFLRDHLFDQNYRCHSCEMPSEAHVHCYTHQQGSLTISVKKLPNVVLPGEREGKIWMWHRCMQCPRINGFPPATRRVVMSDAARGLSFGKFLELSFSNHAAASRVAGCGHSLHKDCLRFYGFGKMVACFRYAPINVHSVFLPPQKLEFNHDNQEWIHKEVNEVCSRAENLFVEVFKALHKISEQISVKDGAKAQDSGHRIAKLERILEKEKMEFEELLGKVLNGEVKVDEPSVDVLEVNRLKRQLVFLAYLWDQRLVHITSPDHKDFQSLSDSAPKVKEKPFNSTDSPAERNEISCPGKGFNSSGSFLQNAKSDIAFTEDVCEQPLDGHKTMHMDQNQSHRKELDVCLSSNTNISDQSNQEPGENMKRVHSEDPVMENLSDTLDAAWTGEGQSASKDSSAPPMDSSSSIKTPAASGVSQSDDMDYQTWLMSPFLSFYQSFHKNFRNSKKQGNLSEYNPVYILSFRELLHQGGARLLLPVGVNDTVVPVYDDEPTSVISYALVSTDYHIQMSEASERTNKVESPVSLPFLDSFSLLSLSSFDEVISESLRGIGSIDESNLSSLGSQSSSSVDQNLYTNVSQARITFSDDGPQGKVKYAVTCYYAKQFEALRKACCSPELDFVRSLSRCKKWGAQGGKSNVFFAKTLDDRFIIKQVTKTELESFIKFAPAYFKYLSDAIASKSPTCLAKILGIYQVTSKHFKGGKESKMDVLVMENLLFRRSITRLYDLKGSCRSRYNPDSSGSNKVLLDQNLIESMPTSPIFLGPKAKRLLERAVWNDTAFLASIDVMDYSLLAGVDEEKHELVLGIIDFMRQYTWDKHLETWVKASGILGGPKNASPTVISPEQYKKRFRKAMSAYFLMVPDRWSSSAIVSVPSQSNSSEGNSQTGASLE; encoded by the exons TCATCTCAGAGCTCCTCACCATCGGCTCAGACCAGTCAAGTCACGGTGAAGCAAGACCAATTATTGTCTTCAGAAAATCCATATTCTGAAAAATATGGTTCTTCCAACAG GAATAATGATGAGGATTATGATTACAGTGCATATAGGGTGCACTCTAACCCAAGCCAGTTCTGTACTGCTGATGTCTATTATGATGATGTTAGCTGTAATGAGGAAACCCTTGCTTGTTGCCACTCTCAAGAAAATGTTGAAATGAACTGTTTAAGTTCTGAAATGTTACCTGAGAGCATTGAACGAAAGCACTTGGGAAGTACAGAAAAAGTTGAGGAAATAGTGGatgcaaataataatagtatggaGGATGAAGATCCCTCTATTGATTCTGTGAATAGTACAGAAAGTGAACCTGTGGATTTTGAGAACAATGGTCTACTTTGGCTGCCTCCAGAGCCTGAAGATGAAGAGGATGAGAGAGAAGCTCTtctagatgatgatgatgacaatgGTGGTGAGGGGGGTTCTGCTGGTGAGTGGGGTTACTTGTCCCCTTCACGCAGCTTTGCTGATGGGGAGTACCGCAATAAGGAGAAATCTTCTGAGGAGCACAGGAGGGTCATCAAAAACATAGTTAATGGGCATTTTAAAGCTTTAATAGGACAACTGTTGAAGGCTGAGAATTTGTCTATCGGAGATGAGGATGATAAAGAGAGTTGGTTGGAGATAATCACTGCTTTATCCTGGGAAGCTGCAACATTCCTAAAGCCTGATATGAGTCAGAGTGAGGGAATGGATCCTGGTGCATATGTGAAGGTTAAATGCATACCATGTGGGCATTTCACTGAGAG TGTGGTTGTTAAAGGGGTTGTTTGCAAGAAAAATGTGGCTCATCGGCGGATGACATCCAAAATAGATAAACCTCGACTTCTAATCCTTGGAGGGGCATTGGAATATCAGAGGGTGACTAACCACTTGTCAAGTTTTGATACTCTATTGCAGCAG GAAAAGGACCATCTGATGATGGCTGTAGCAAAGATTGATGCTCATCATCCGAATATTTTGTTAGTAGAGAAATCAGTATCCCGATTTGCACAAGAATGCCTTCTTGCAAAGGATATATCCCTTGTTCTCAATGTCAAACGACCACTTTTACAGCGCATAGCCCGTTGTACTGGTGCGAAAATTGTCCCTTCAGTTGATAATCTTGCTACTCAAAAATTAGGGTATTGTGATTCATTTCGTGTTGAGAAGTTTGTGGAAGAGCATGGCAAGGCTGGGCATGATGGAAGAAAATTGGTGAAGACATTGATGTTCTTTGAGGGCTGTCCTAAGCCATTGGGTTGTACT ATTCTGCTTAAGGGTGCTAATGTTGATGAACTGAAGAAGGTTAAACATGTAGTTCAATATGGAGTTTTTGCAGCTTATCACTTGGCTCTGGAGACATCTTTTCTTGCTGATGAAGGTGCCTCTCTGCCAGATCTCACTTTGAAGTCTCCAATAAAAGTTGCATTGCCTGATAAGCCACCAAGTATTAATAAATCCATTACTTTGATTCCTGGTTTCACTCTACCTGACGACAAAAGTCCACAATGTTCCCATATGGCTAGCATGTTCTCTCAGTCAGTTGCTGCATCATCATCTAATATTGCATCCGACTGTGATCAGGAGTCTTACTTATCCAAAGGTTCTAGCCCAAAATTAAATGCTGGAAGTAGATTAGATAATCTGACACTTACTGATTCTACCACTTCCTTGGGCTATCCAAGATTTGATTTTCATGATCAAGGGTATGAGGGGATGAACAAGGATGCTAATAAAAATGTTCCTGAAACGTCTTCAGTCCATAATACTGAAGTAGTTGGGCATGAAGATTTAACTTCTAATTGTCCTAGCAATTTAGAGTCATTGGGGCAACTAGGTGGTTTTCCTCACTTTGTTGGCACTTCACAGCATGCTAACATGTGCACTTCTGAGTTGGTGCCTCCAGAAACTGATAATAATCACATTGAGGAGTTAGAGCCTTTAAAAGAAGAGTTTACCAACTTACCTTCTGATCCTCAGAGTATTTTGGTATCCCTGTCAACACGTTGTGTTTGGAAACAAAGTGTTTGTGAACGGTCTCGTCTTTTCCGGATAAAATATTATGGAAGCTTTGATTTGCCATTGGGTCGTTTTTTACGGGACCATCTGTTTGATCAG AATTATCGATGTCACTCCTGTGAGATGCCATCAGAAGCACATGTTCATTGCTACACTCATCAGCAAGGCAGCCTAACAATTTCTGTGAAGAAGCTTCCAAATGTAGTTTTGCCTGGAGAACGCGAAGGAAAAATCTGGATGTGGCACAGGTGCATGCAATGCCCTCGTATAAATGGTTTCCCTCCTGCAACCAGGAGAGTAGTAATGTCTGATGCAGCTCGGGGTTTGTCTTTTGGTAAATTTTTGGAATTAAGTTTCTCAAACCATGCTGCTGCAAGCAGGGTTGCTGGCTGTGGTCATTCCCTGCATAAAGACTGCCTTCGGTTCTATGG TTTTGGAAAAATGGTTGCTTGTTTTCGATACGCTCCAATTAATGTTCACTCTGTCTTTCTCCCTCCCCAAAAACTTGAATTTAACCATGATAATCAAGAATGGATACACAAAGAAGTGAATGAG GTTTGCAGTAGGGCAGAAAATCTGTTTGTTGAGGTGTTCAAAGCTCTTCACAAAATTTCAGAGCAAATCTCTGTGAAAGATGGAGCCAAAGCACAAGATTCAGGTCACCGAATTGCTAAACTAGAGAGAATATTAGAGAAGGAGAAAATGGAATTTGAG GAATTGTTAGGAAAAGTGCTCAATGGagaagttaaagttgatgaGCCTTCAGTTGATGTTCTTGAAGTTAATCGTCTAAAAAGGCAATTAGTGTTTCTTGCTTACCTCTGGGACCAACGTTTGGTACATATTACTAGTCCTGATCATAAAGACTTCCAATCTTTAAGTGATTCAGCTCCAAAAGTGAAGGAGAAGCCCTTCAACTCTACTGATAGTCCTGCCGAGAGGAATGAAATTTCCTGCCCTGGAAAAGGATTTAATAGTTCAGGTTCCTTTTTACAGAATGCGAAGTCTGATATAGCATTCACTGAAGATGTATGTGAGCAGCCTCTTGATGGCCACAAAACAATGCATATGGATCAGAACCAAAGTCATAGGAAGGAACTTGATGTTTGCCTTTCTTCTAACACAAACATCAGTGATCAAAGCAATCAGGAGCCTGGGGAAAATATGAAACGAGTTCACTCAGAGGACCCTGTTATGGAAAATCTGTCTGATACTCTTGATGCTGCATGGACTGGTGAAGGGCAGTCAGCTTCTAAGGATAGTTCTGCACCTCCCATGGATTCCTCTAGTTCCATTAAAACCCCAGCAGCATCAGGTGTTTCACAGTCTGATGACATGGACTATCAGACCTGGTTGATGTCACCTTTTCTAAGTTTCTACCAGTCATTCCATAAGAATTTTAGAAACTCAAAAAAGCAGGGTAACTTGAGCGAGTACAATCCTGTCTATATCCTCTCATTTCGGGAGCTGCTACATCAAGGCGGTGCTAGGCTGCTTTTGCCTGTGGGTGTTAATGACACTGTTGTGCCTGTTTATGATGACGAGCCAACTAGTGTTATATCATATGCTCTTGTATCAACAGATTACCATATTCAAATGTCGGAGGCATCTGAGAGAACTAACAAAGTAGAATCCCCGGTTTCCTTGCCCTTTTTAGATTCATTCAGTTTACTTTCTCTTTCTTCATTTGATGAGGTAATTTCAGAATCTCTAAGAGGTATTGGCTCTATTGATGAAAGCAACCTATCCAGTCTTGGCTCTCAAAGCTCTTCAAGTGTAGACCAAAATTTGTACACTAATGTTTCGCAAGCCCGCATTACTTTCTCGGATGATGGTCCTCAGGGAAAAGTGAAGTATGCAGTCACTTGTTATTATGCCAAGCAATTTGAGGCCCTAAGAAAGGCTTGTTGTTCCCCTGAATTGGATTTTGTTCGTTCTCTCAGCCGATGTAAAAAATGGGGTGCTCAGGGTGGGAAAAGTAACGTCTTCTTTGCAAAAACCTTGGATGATCGATTTATCATTAAACAGGTTACAAAGACAGAGTTAGAGTCATTTATCAAATTTGCTCCTgcttatttcaaatatttatctGATGCAATTGCAAGTAAGAGCCCAACTTGCTTGGCAAAGATCTTGGGCATATATCAG GTTACATCAAAGCATTTTAAAGGGGGGAAAGAATCAAAAATGGATGTTTTGGTGATGGAGAATCTTCTATTTAGGCGAAGCATCACGAGACTTTATGACCTCAAAGGATCTTGTCGATCCCGATATAATCCAGATTCAAGTGGAAGCAATAAAGTTCTGCTTGATCAGAACTTGATTGAATCAATGCCAACTTCCCCAATATTCTTAGGACCAAAAGCAAAGAGGCTATTGGAGAGAGCTGTTTGGAATGATACTGCATTTCTTGCT TCAATAGATGTAATGGACTATTCACTATTAGCTGGTGTGGATGAGGAAAAGCATGAATTGGTGCTCGGAATTATTGATTTTATGAGACAATATACCTGGGACAAGCATCTCGAGACTTGGGTGAAAGCTTCTGGAATCCTGGGCGGGCCTAAGAACGCTTCTCCAACAGTGATTTCTCCCGAGCAATATAAGAAGAGATTTAGGAAAGCAATGTCTGCTTATTTTCTAATGGTACCAGATCGGTGGTCTTCATCAGCAATAGTTTCCGTTCCATCTCAGTCCAACTCAAGCGAGGGAAACTCTCAAACTGGGGCGTCCTTAGAATGA